One stretch of Rosistilla oblonga DNA includes these proteins:
- a CDS encoding alpha/beta hydrolase, which yields MMKLKAFLFAPLTCLILSATVVADSPEPKPLWKDGAPGAGGDQVGDLPNLTIYKAAGDGPRPAIVVLPGGGYGGLAIDHEGYAIANWLQDLGVTAAICQYRHRGKGNQGAGYKHPYPLMDAQRAIRTLRAQAAELNIDPNRIGILGFSAGGHLASTAATHFDDGNPDAADPIDRVSCRPDFAVLCYAVIGLNKPYTHRGSQRNLLGEDAPEELVESLSNESQVTEKTPPIFLLHTSEDTAVPPQNSIHFYLACHKHKVPVEMHIFEKGRHGLGLAAGRPGAEHWPMLCHEWMISRGILPAAK from the coding sequence ATGATGAAGCTGAAAGCCTTCCTGTTTGCACCGCTGACCTGCTTGATTTTGTCAGCCACCGTTGTTGCCGATTCGCCTGAACCGAAACCGCTTTGGAAGGATGGAGCTCCCGGTGCGGGAGGCGATCAGGTTGGCGATCTGCCTAATTTGACGATCTACAAGGCGGCCGGCGACGGTCCACGGCCGGCGATCGTCGTCCTCCCCGGTGGTGGCTACGGCGGATTGGCGATCGATCACGAGGGGTATGCGATTGCAAATTGGTTGCAGGATCTCGGCGTCACCGCAGCGATCTGCCAGTACCGCCATCGCGGCAAAGGAAACCAGGGAGCCGGTTACAAACACCCCTATCCGTTGATGGATGCCCAGCGAGCGATCCGCACCCTCCGCGCTCAAGCTGCTGAACTGAACATCGATCCCAATCGGATCGGGATCCTCGGCTTCTCCGCCGGCGGTCACTTGGCATCGACTGCGGCGACCCACTTCGACGACGGGAATCCCGACGCGGCCGATCCGATCGATCGCGTCAGCTGCCGCCCCGACTTTGCCGTCTTGTGTTACGCGGTGATCGGGCTGAACAAACCGTATACGCACCGCGGCAGCCAACGCAATCTGCTGGGCGAAGACGCACCCGAAGAACTTGTCGAGTCGCTGTCGAACGAATCGCAGGTGACCGAAAAGACACCGCCGATCTTCTTGCTCCACACCAGCGAAGATACCGCTGTGCCGCCGCAGAACTCCATCCACTTCTATCTGGCCTGCCACAAGCACAAGGTGCCCGTCGAGATGCACATCTTCGAGAAGGGCCGACACGGATTAGGCCTAGCCGCAGGCCGCCCCGGCGCCGAACACTGGCCGATGCTATGCCACGAGTGGATGATCTCGCGAGGCATCCTTCCAGCCGCCAAGTAG
- a CDS encoding ABC transporter substrate-binding protein yields the protein MFDRPQHIAGDENGAVRKSLRVGHLPVTCHLTCPVTSWVSKHSQQHSEFVSWRYTSWPAMTEDIDAGNLDAAFILAPLAMVMQRQGTPVKIVHLGHRDGTAIVVNKDSPYKTFADLRGKRIAIPHRYSNQRILIEKLKDEFGLTNAEITLIDYPPPEMPAGLKSGQFEAYIVGEPFAAKAEMDGFGRVLYFTKDIWPNFISCVLVVTERLIERDPELVTELVQGISASGKWIDQGDDRLMAGLAVEGTPSADGDAIPEQFGRSPRMQAAWIAARQEYYNQDPELLKFVLTRPLDRVSYSRLDLAREDFAEIQDYAQRLGFFSFRPVTADDPFGFDDYCDPSFEQSGMWSLPLESEEPQ from the coding sequence ATGTTCGATCGGCCGCAACACATCGCCGGAGACGAGAATGGGGCGGTTCGGAAGTCATTGCGAGTTGGTCATCTGCCGGTGACCTGCCATCTGACCTGTCCGGTCACCAGCTGGGTCAGCAAGCATTCGCAGCAGCATTCGGAATTCGTTTCGTGGCGGTACACCAGCTGGCCAGCGATGACCGAAGACATCGACGCGGGGAATCTCGACGCCGCCTTCATCCTGGCTCCGCTTGCGATGGTGATGCAGCGTCAGGGAACGCCGGTCAAGATCGTCCACCTGGGGCATCGCGACGGCACGGCGATCGTCGTTAATAAAGACTCACCCTACAAAACGTTTGCCGATCTTCGCGGCAAGCGGATCGCGATTCCGCATCGCTATTCGAACCAACGCATCCTGATCGAAAAACTGAAAGATGAGTTCGGGTTGACGAATGCCGAGATCACGCTGATCGATTACCCGCCGCCGGAGATGCCTGCCGGTTTGAAATCGGGGCAGTTCGAAGCCTACATCGTCGGCGAACCGTTTGCCGCCAAAGCAGAGATGGACGGCTTCGGCCGCGTCCTCTACTTCACCAAAGATATCTGGCCCAACTTTATCTCCTGTGTCTTGGTCGTGACCGAGCGGTTGATCGAGCGCGACCCGGAACTTGTTACCGAACTGGTGCAGGGAATATCGGCATCGGGAAAGTGGATCGACCAAGGGGACGATCGCTTGATGGCCGGTCTGGCTGTCGAAGGAACGCCGTCGGCCGATGGCGATGCGATTCCCGAACAGTTCGGCCGCTCGCCGCGGATGCAGGCCGCCTGGATCGCCGCCCGGCAAGAATATTACAACCAAGATCCCGAGCTACTAAAGTTTGTCCTGACGCGTCCCTTGGACCGCGTCAGTTACAGCCGCTTGGATCTGGCCAGAGAAGATTTTGCCGAGATCCAAGATTACGCCCAACGGCTGGGCTTCTTCAGCTTTCGCCCCGTGACAGCCGACGATCCGTTTGGATTCGACGACTACTGCGACCCATCGTTTGAGCAATCGGGAATGTGGTCGCTGCCGCTGGAATCCGAGGAGCCGCAGTGA
- a CDS encoding ABC transporter permease, translated as MLARKILLGTLGIGIFLLIWHLATLGNSRTDVPGPWLAFNGLIELAGQGVLWRYVIASVFRVAWGFFLAAIVGIPLGLAIGWSLWIRELLNPLVQALRPISPIAWLPIAVLVFGGVQWWEPSDLAAIFLIFLASLFPIVTAATSSVGAIDEKYLRAAENFGVRGLPLLRLVILPAALPQILTGLRLAMGIAWVVVVAAEMLGVQSGLGFQINDSRNNLRYDFVVAAMLVISVIGMLLDAAMSRIERTSLARTGMARR; from the coding sequence ATGCTTGCACGCAAGATTCTGCTGGGCACTCTGGGGATCGGGATCTTCCTGTTGATCTGGCATCTGGCGACGCTGGGGAACAGCCGGACCGATGTTCCCGGGCCTTGGTTGGCGTTCAACGGGCTGATCGAACTGGCCGGGCAAGGCGTGTTGTGGCGGTACGTGATCGCTTCGGTCTTCCGCGTCGCTTGGGGATTTTTCCTGGCCGCGATCGTTGGTATTCCGTTGGGCCTGGCGATCGGTTGGTCGCTGTGGATTCGCGAGTTGTTGAATCCGTTGGTTCAAGCGTTGCGGCCGATCTCGCCGATCGCATGGCTGCCGATTGCAGTGTTGGTCTTTGGCGGAGTGCAATGGTGGGAACCAAGCGATCTGGCGGCGATCTTCTTGATCTTCCTGGCGTCGTTGTTTCCAATCGTTACCGCCGCGACATCGTCGGTCGGTGCGATCGATGAAAAGTATTTGCGAGCCGCCGAGAACTTTGGCGTTCGCGGGTTGCCGCTGCTGCGATTGGTGATCCTGCCCGCCGCGCTGCCTCAGATTTTGACGGGCCTGCGATTGGCGATGGGGATCGCCTGGGTCGTCGTCGTGGCGGCGGAGATGTTGGGCGTTCAATCGGGGCTAGGGTTTCAGATCAACGATTCGCGGAACAACCTCCGCTACGATTTTGTCGTCGCTGCAATGTTGGTGATTTCGGTGATCGGGATGCTGTTGGATGCCGCGATGTCGCGGATCGAACGGACATCATTGGCACGCACCGGGATGGCAAGACGATGA
- a CDS encoding ABC transporter ATP-binding protein → MTQPTPKIELRDLQLEYSGRDGAVMPVLQSIDLTVREGEFICIVGPSGCGKSTLLNIACGFLQPTRGQVLIDGTVVQRPDRRRVFIFQNNAVFPWLTVQQNIGFGLLDQSPKERDEAVRHYTEMVGLTGFEQAYPRELSGGMNQRVEIARALAADPDVLYMDEPLGALDFLTRLKMRTDLVEIWRRTQKTILFVTHDVEESVQLADRVVVMSPRPAEIRAILDVDLPRPRNLDSPEYLAIRDKIFRTMGLDHSGMQAEA, encoded by the coding sequence ATGACCCAACCAACACCCAAGATCGAACTTCGCGATCTGCAACTGGAATACAGCGGCCGCGATGGGGCTGTGATGCCGGTGCTGCAATCGATCGACCTGACGGTCCGCGAGGGAGAGTTCATCTGCATCGTCGGCCCTTCGGGTTGCGGCAAGTCGACGTTGTTGAACATCGCCTGCGGATTCCTGCAACCGACTCGCGGTCAAGTCTTGATCGACGGCACGGTGGTCCAGCGTCCCGATCGGCGCCGCGTCTTTATCTTCCAGAACAACGCCGTCTTCCCGTGGCTGACCGTCCAGCAGAACATCGGATTTGGTCTGTTGGATCAATCGCCAAAAGAGCGCGACGAAGCGGTCCGGCATTACACCGAGATGGTCGGATTGACCGGTTTCGAACAGGCCTATCCCCGCGAACTCTCCGGCGGAATGAACCAACGGGTCGAGATCGCAAGGGCATTGGCTGCCGATCCCGATGTGCTGTACATGGACGAGCCGTTGGGTGCGCTCGACTTTTTGACCCGTCTGAAGATGCGGACCGATCTGGTCGAGATCTGGCGGCGGACGCAGAAGACGATCCTATTCGTAACGCACGACGTCGAGGAATCGGTGCAATTAGCCGACCGCGTCGTTGTGATGAGTCCACGGCCGGCGGAGATCCGCGCGATTCTCGACGTCGACCTGCCGCGTCCCCGCAACCTCGACTCTCCCGAATACCTCGCGATCCGCGACAAGATCTTCCGCACGATGGGGCTGGACCATTCGGGAATGCAAGCCGAAGCGTAA